Part of the Aquila chrysaetos chrysaetos chromosome 6, bAquChr1.4, whole genome shotgun sequence genome, AATAAAGGTCAGTATTAATCATAAAACCCATAATTTGATTCTGCCAAATACATCAGACTGTTACTCTTAATCTTGACTGGAACAAAAGCTCTTTGGGAAAATCACAGTGTGATATAGACATGAAGAGCCAGATGTAAACAAAAGGCTAAGGGGGAATTTAGTGATATTCAAAACtgcaattctgaaaacaaaaattcatcTGGTGCTTTAGCCTGGTGGGCATCTCAGTTTTTGATAGTACTGCCTCATGTATCTAAAGTTGCATTCTGTTTGCACCCAAAAGTGCATCAGTCTGGTCAGGACTGAGCAACTTGTTGTGTTTTGAGATGTCTAATGACACTTGGGAACCAGAAGAGGGTTCTGTGCTGCCTGCCATCAGTGTGGCTCAACACAGTAAAGATCTTCTCAGAGCTATGTGATAGCTCAGATTCTTTGCAGAGCAGGATAGGACCCActccttgcttttaaaatgcagatagCTGTTGTTTGGCTCAGAGTTTAGAAACTGGCCATGTGTGTGTGAAGAGCTCTTCAGTCTGAGGGGACCGATTCAAGTACAACTCCTATCTCCTAGCTTAATGGCTAGGATACTCTCTGTAGGTAATGGGGGCAAGGACATCTCAATCCTTCCTATCTCAAACCCTGTCTTTCGATACACAAAACGTTTTAAGGTTTGTGGGCAAGATCTGAACTGTCCGGTGGTGTAGTGTCCCTGGGTGGAAGAATCCTGAGTTCAAGTCTCTTTTTTAGAGACACTCTAATGGGTAACTGCCCAGAGAGGTTCTTCATTATTCCATGGACATTTCCCCCAAACATCTTGATGAATAAGACACTGATACAGGAAATGGAGATAAGGGTCTGAATCCATTCAAGTGGAAAGGCAGTTTTGCTGTCTCCCTGTGGGCCTGAGGCACTATGCTGTTGGTGATGGCAGCAGCACTTCTACCCCTCTATCAAATTATAGCACCTGCCAATTTCTGAAAGTGGACATTCTCAAGGGAAGGCTGCATCTGTTGGTAGCAGGATCAGAACTAAAGCCTTGGAAGAGACTGAGATTTAGGAAAAGCTATGCTGTATCTTCCTGCTGGGAATGGGGAGGCTAAGTGACATGCTACCTTTTGCAGATTGTGCTGTGAGGTGCCAGCTCTTGCCTTACCGCTTATGGAGACACTTACTTTAAGCCTGGGGATTCTGCTCTGTGGCTGGGAACCTGGAGATTAGGAATTGCAGCATTTAGTGTCATAGGTAGTGTTCTTCCTCCTGAAGCCGTAGCTGTGTCTGAAAGCCTGCACGCATCTGAATCCTAGGTCTGTTTCCATTGTGTGTTGGGCAAAGTTACCAGTGTGGAAATAGGAAATATCTAGTGATCGACTACTAGATGGCAAGTAAACATATCCTTACTCTTTTGCTGAAAGactgctgctctccccagcagcaccagtgcAATGCACTCCTGGGGTGATGCACCACTCGGAATGAGGAATGCAGAACTAGCCTGTCTGTGGCACAATACTGGTAAAAATGCTGGTGTAGAATTATCTTTGTATGTTCAGTTGCTGAGCTGCCGCCTTTGTTTGATTCCTCctatgtttcattttctgctgcccCTCATCCCCCACCAAACTGAAACTTAAAAGCTGTTGTTAGAGTTCAGATTATTTGGATGTCAAATTTTTACTGAGATCACTCTGAACATAAACACAGCTCTGTACTGGattggggggagtggggggcagTTGTGCAGCACTGTCCTCTGTTTTTGTACTATTACCACATAACACAATAAGCCtgtatctcttttctttcctactaGACTCTAGTTATTGCCCATGAGACATATTAAAGGAGTAGTAACCTTGGTTTCTCCCTGTGAACTGAGACTGTAGAGTAGCAATCTTCTGTTCAGCTTCTGCTAGCTGCCTTCTCCCTAGGCCATGGGTTCTGGAGAGCACACAGTCTACATAGATATCCCAGAAGAGTTGAGCCAGGTCCCAGAACAGAGCCCCATGTTTCAAGTTCTCTGATGATTTCAGGAAGATCATGAAGTCCCAAAAGCCACTGACGGAGTCAGAAATGCGAGGCTTCCTCATCTCCAGTAAGACAGCCGAGGAGGATTCCCAACACTGGGGGTCTGCTCGCCCAAGAGCTAGTGGATCAATTTGGCTATAGCAGAGGAAAGGTGTCATGCAAAATGCTCCCATGATTAGCAGAGTGCAGGTGAGCCTCATGTTGCAGTGGATTATTCTTCTGCTCCCAAGGTCCATTGTGTCACTGAAatgtaacaaaaccaaaagaagctgaaaaacttCTCAGGAGCAAAGCCTTGGTACCTTACATGATATAGAAGGCACTTCAGATGTTGATagttttttctctgctctttaaAGACCTATGTATCCTTTTTTGCATGTATGAATATAAATACCAGTGGAGTTGTATTAACTCTGTGCAGCAGAAGTGTGTGTTAAAAATTTGTTAATCATCCTCAAATCCATGTGATGAACTTTCTTATCTGGAAATTCTTCATCTTGAAAGTTTTTGGCCTTTCTTAATTTACAGATCCCTAacctttttcagtaaaaatccATTCCTTCTTACAGAGAATTTAAGCCTTCAGGCAGTCTTGCTTTCCTCAAAATTTTATGAGCCCTTTAAAATAGTCTGCAGACTCACAGGCATCTGTGGACAGCAGGTGGAAAAGTGTTTGTTGAAATTGTGTTCTAATGAATTAATGGTAGGTTGCAAAATCATCCATtaaacagaagtgttttatCTGCTTTAGCATTCTGGATTTTaatgcagagcagctctgaagaGAGGGTATAGCAaagccacagcacagcagctgtaTTGTACAGCATGTATACATGcagatagaatcatagaatagtttgggttagaagggacctttaaaggtcatctagtccgACCCCCCTGCagtaagcagggacatcttcagctagatcagggtgctcagagccctgtccaacctgaccttggatgtttccagggatggggcatatacagcctctctgggcaacctgttccagtgtctcaccaccctcatcgtaaaaaatttcttccttgtatctagcccaaatctaccctcttttagtttaaaaccattaccccaGTCttatcgcaacaggccctgctaaaaagtctgtccccatcttataagccccctttaaatGTTGAAAGGCCACAACaaggtcttcctggagccttcccttctccaggctgaacaactccaactctctcagcctttcctcataggagaggtgttcaTCCCTCTGACGATCTttggccctcctctggaccaactccaacaggtccatgtctttcctgtactgagatagatatagatagatatctatctacatatatatatatataagtacaGCCGCTTATTGCAGACCGCTGTAACAATTGTCTGTTACCTTAAAATTGTGAAACTTGATTAAGTAGCAGCTATAGTGGGAGAAATCCCGAGAATGATAACCTTTTGAGGACAGAAGGTCCCAGCTGTCTCCATCAGATTTCATTTCTAGTACGTGCTTCTATTGTGCATGTTCTAACATGCTTCTAGTATTTCTAATATACATTTCTAACGTGTAACAGgtttgtgtgttggttttggtgtaGCTCATGGCATATGGAGAACCTCTCATTTGTGGAAATTGGCAACGTGCAAGATCAGCTTTTAGGACAAACAATTCTGTTTAATGTATGTGCTGATCTGTTGAGTATTCatgcttttatgttttgggtttgatTGTTGGAGGATTTTGGCTGGGGAGAAGGTACCTCTCTTCAGGAGCTTAATGATCAACTGGCTTTTTGTGTAGAAAGCCTCTTCCATGAGTGATCATCAAGAGTACAAGCAAAGTTTCTCTGctatgtgaagaaaaatgtcaaaggCAGGATAAGTGTGTGCAGAGGGATTGTGTGCGAAAGGTAGCCCAGCCACAGCAAGTGTGCAAGGCTAGGGAAGGGTAGGCTGCTTTGCTGAACATATTTCATTGTAGAGCTAAAGGACTCTTCAGAGATCTCAGTCCTGGCAGTGATATTCTTACCTAGCCCCCTATTTGGCTACCTGGTCAGGTTCTGGGAACATTTTTGAGGTATTCACACTTCACTCTCCAACTGCTTACAGTCACTTCTTAATCTGAGTTGGGACCTCATGAGGAGAATTGGCTTGACAGCCTTGGATCTGAACCTTGCATTTAATGAATAGAAGAGGTACAGCACACTCTTCCCACACTGCTCTGCCTAGTGGGATGTCACTTATGACAATGATGGTAGTAATGGGGTTGTCCTCATGCTGCTCCCAAGATCTCCAGAAGCATCATTCTTCTGTACCCTACTGCACAAGGTAGGTTTTGACTGCTTTctcagaagcaaaaccaaagacaTCCTGTGAGTCACTACTTCATTCTTACTTGTTTGTGCATCAGAGCCTTTCCACTGGGCAGCAGACACCTGTGCATATATGCTATGCAATATGCACATATCTATCTATTTACTGAAGCTTTTTCAAGGGACATAATCAACTTTGTTTATCAAGCTTctagttttcaaaacaacttGGCAATCTCAGATATGAccatggggaggaaaaaaacccaccaccaccaccagatAGTTCAAACAAAGGAGTAATACTAAAATTGGCTTCTAAGGATGGTTCTGTCACTTGGACAGGCACTATCTGGTTTGCACTGGTTAACAACTGAACTggttgctttgctttctctgctccacccacccacccccccccccccccagcccctttgGAAACTTTCTAAGTTACAAAACTGGGTGAAAGACAAGGACAAGGGTTCTGGACTTGTCAGAGGTGTGAGCAAAGGGACTACCCTGGGCAGGGAGCTGTCAGGGCATGAATATGAGGGTGGGTGCCATTTAAGGTATGGTGTGAATGGCATTGGTCAGGGCCAGTAGCCAGGACCACTAGTCCTTATGGTCTGGTCAAACTCTGGCAGCATTTTGCTATTAGTCTTCTGCAAGGttcgggatttttttttttttttttttttaagatgtctGAGAGCCGAGGGGATGCTCAGGAAATGTTAGTTTTCATTAATCCCTTACCTGTGTTTGTGGTGAATGCTTTCATGCAATTCCCCTCCTCGCCCTCCAATCTTTAGGTCTTTCTGTCCCTAAATCGAAGTTCATGTATGTGCGCGCTATTCACACCTTCTGGCTCCgacttcctccttcccccccccccccccccccttcctcgCAGTTTAACCCCCCATTCCACTCGCCGTCATGAATAGTGCCTTACAGTGATAATATATAAAAAGTTAATTAGCTCATTCGTTATCACCACTTTACGCAGCCGGAGCTATCGGTTATGACTAGTCCCTCCATCCTAGACCTTAACGATGCCGAGGCCGGTCCCacggagcaggggagggagggagggagggtgccCGCCTCGGCGGCGAGCGGTGTTTGCGAAGCGCCTGCCGAGCGGAGCCGCCGGGGGCAGCTCCGCGCCTTCCGCCCGCCCTCAGCCCGGGGAGCCGGGCACcaccgccgccgctccgccgcggGCGCCCGCCCGACCCCGCTCCCGTCCCGTCCGCTCCGCtccggcggccccggccccgccgccgcccgcagcccTTACCTCGGCGCTCCGGCGTGCAGGGCGGGCtgggccgggcagggcagggctctccgcgcccgccgccgccgccgcgctcctTAAGAAGCCGGAGCGGGCAGCCCCGCTTAGTTTTTACGTCAGGGCTCGGGGAGAAGCCCCCACCCCCGGGGCCCCGGCCGCCGCTCCCGGGCAGCCGGCGCTCCCGCCTTCCCTTTGCCGAGCTGCCCCCGCTGCAAGCGTGCTCCGCTCCTCTGCCCCGCCGGTCCCCTCCTCCCTACGGACCCCCGGCCCTCCTGGGGGCCAGGCTGGCGGCGGCGTTGCCTCTAGCCGAGGGGAAGCTGTGCGCTGGGGGGGTGGAAGAGTAACGACCCGGGCACTTGGCAAAGCTGCAGCCCTCCCCTTGCCCATTCTCCTAGCAGTGCTGCATCGGGGGGCCCAAGGGCAGAAagcgagcccccccccccccccccaaccttgGAGCTCAAGTTGTCCACACCTGGCTCAGCCCCCAGGCATCTTGCTTGCTGTGCTTGGCTGCTGGAGCTCCCTCCACCCCAGAGCAGGAGTCTGTGTGGCACAACTAGAGCTCTTCGCTGGCTCAGGCTCAGCCCATACAGCAGCAGGTCCAGCTTTCCTGGGAATTGAGGCAGAGACCCAGAGAAGAGCAGAGTCCCACAAGAAAGCCAGTAAAGGCAGTAACTGCAGCTCAGCTCAAACGACTTTAGATAAAGGAGAGCTACCTTGGCGGGCTGCATACCCTGCAAAAGGAGGGCACCCTGGCTATATTTTtccctcgggggggggggggggggggaaataatgTGGTCTGTTATTgttgcattttctctctgtgaGGTTCTcagctgcagcccctctccaCTACCGCCTCCTTGGAACAGCTGCAAAACCTCTGTACACATTAGGGAAATAGGCCAAGCTAGTAGGGAAGTGGAGGGAAGCCATTGGTGAAAGGGCCATCTCCTGGTACATGCCGTGCGGAGAGGAAAGCCTAAGCTCAACTCTGCAAGGGACAACTCCGCCTAAGTTCACTGTGTCTGCCGTAGCCACCCCCTCGCATGCATAGAATGTGCAACTTGAAGAGCTGGTGCTCCAGAAATAAGCTGCTAACCAGTGTCGGGCATAACTTTTTTAACACTAGCTATTTGAAGCAATAGGGAGGGTGAGACCATTCTTTTTTCATAACTCTCTGTAGTCTATAGGCCAAATCATGTAACACTCTGTGGACTGTCTGAAGCCAGTCCATAACAACTGGGCAGTAGcccattttatttcaagattttCACTGGCAGCTCCCTTCTGTCTTTGCACTTTGAACCATGATCCTTTCTCCATGAAGCAACTGTGCTTCAGTAGCACCAGGCTTACCTTTGTTGAAGTCAGTGGGGCCACACGGGTTTATACTAGCTGGAAAGATGGCttgaaacactgatttttctgttagtCATCTATATTCCTATAATTTACGTCTTTCTGTGCATCCAGTCCATGTAAATGGAGAAGCATGTTCCTTTCCTAACCAATGATCTTACAATGCATCTGTGACGATAAACACTTGTTCTTTTCTCCTGATGTTATTTCCTCTTCTCAATGAGTAGTCCATGTGAAAGTGTATTTTGTGTAAGTAATGTTACTTTTTAACAAAAGTGAAAGGAACTTTTTGGGGGTGAGAGAACACCTGGCTAGAACCAACGTAGATAACTATATTGTAGGACTTTGGCAAATTTGCAAATGTTCCATTTATTTCTCAAGAAGTGTGGGTTTGGGAGTGGGGGAATAGTGAGCACCAACTGCTGAAACAGCCTTCAGCAGGAACTGAAGAGTGCAATGCCTTGCAAGGAGCCCTTGCAACATGGCAGGGGGAAAGCTTCTCGTTGCATGTTGGATCTCCAATGTTTCTTCTCCGTGCTATCAAATGCAGGCTATTCCAGTAGACTGCCTTCTCCCTGGTTCTAGGGCTAAAATGATccttaagcttttttttctttcttaagtcTGTTCTGTAGGAGCTGATTCTAGGCCCGCGTGCTATCTGGAGCCCCCTTGGCAAGTGAGTAACCAGTGTGCTTCTCCTAGCCTCTGTGTTTGGGCATTGAACTGGGTTAGGGAGAGCAGGAAAGTGTGCCTGTAAGAGATGGGTGTTGTGATTATAACCTAAAGGCAGCTCCTGGGTAGAAAAGGCTCTGAGGCTGCT contains:
- the FAM237A gene encoding protein FAM237A, which encodes MDLGSRRIIHCNMRLTCTLLIMGAFCMTPFLCYSQIDPLALGRADPQCWESSSAVLLEMRKPRISDSVSGFWDFMIFLKSSENLKHGALFWDLAQLFWDIYVDCVLSRTHGLGRRQLAEAEQKIATLQSQFTGRNQGIFSHIQRSSVLKKKDSFEDLISIHMHKSKSTLLGRLIGELGKKRK